Below is a window of Wenzhouxiangella sp. XN201 DNA.
CGAGGCTGGTGAGGATCTGCACGATGTGCGCGGCACGCTCTGGCAAGGCAACGCTACCTGGCGGCAGCCCGGCTTCGTGCCGGTCGATCTGGACTGGTCCTGGCAGGGTGGCCGCAGCTGGCGCTGGCAGGCCGATGGTGTCGGCACGGACCTGTCCGGATTCTGGCGAGCGGGCGCCGGCGGCACGGAGTTGGTGGACGTGCGCGGCACCATCAGCATGGATCGACTCGACGTCCGGCTCTGGCTGGCCAACGCCCGCCCGCGCGGCGAGGTGATGCTCGATATCGAACGGGCCCTGATTGCCGAGGATCGAGCGCCGCAAATCGATGGGCAGCTGGTCTGGCAAAACGCCCGGCTCGAGGGCACCGTGCACGAGTCGCTGGGCGAGATTACCGTTACCCTCAGCAGCGGGGAATCGGGACAGGAGGCGCGCGTCGAATCGACCCGTGAGGGTGCCATCCAGGTGCGCGGCCGGATTGACCTCGAGGTCGATCGCTATACCGTGGACCTGTGGTTGCGTGCGCGCTCCGATCGCCCGGAACTGGCGCGCCAGATTGCCTGGCTGGGCGAGCCGCAACCCGATGGCCAGGTGCGGGTGCAGCTCAGCGGTGCCCTGGGATGGTAGGTTTCTCGCGCCCGCTCGGTGGCGAGAAATGTCGAACAACAAGGACAAGGAACGATGGCATGATCGATCTGGACCATGCGCTGAGCGTTGCCCGACAGGCGGCCGAAGCAGCCGAACGCGTGGCCATGCGCTACTTCGGGGGCGACATCGCGGTCGACCTCAAGGCCGACGAAAGCCCGGTCACCGTCGCCGACCGGGAGGCCGAGCAGGCCATCCGGCAAGTGATCCGCGAGCACTTTCCCGATCACGCCCTGTTCGGCGAGGAATTCGGCCGGGACGGCGACGGCGACTGTCTCTGGCTGATCGATCCCATCGACGGCACCCGCAGCTTCATTCGCAAGCTGCCGTTCTGGTCGACCCAGATCGCGTTGATGATCGACGGCGAACTCGTTCTCGGCGTTTCGTCGGCCCCGCCATTCAATGAAACCGCCTGGGCGGTGCGCGGGGGCGGGGCGTTCATCAACGGACAACCGGTTCGGACCCGGGCGGTCGATCGTCTCGAGCAGGCCGACGTCTGCTTCGGCAACCTGCGCTCGCTCTCGCGCGGCGCCGGCTGGAGCTGGGTCGGCGAGATCGTGTCGCGGGCGGCACGTTCGCGCGGTTACGGCGATTTCTATTCCTACCACCGCCTGGCCGATGGCGGTCAGGATGTGGTGATCGAAAGCGATGTCAATATCCTCGACATCGCGGCGGTTGCGGTGATCGTGCGCGAAGCCGGCGGCATCTTCACCGACCTGGCCGGCGATGAGCCCGGCCTGGAGACCACCTCGGTGCTGGCAGCCTGTCCCCAATTGCACGGTCAGTTGCTATCCTCCCGTCATGAGTGAACGCGAGACTTCCCGTGACCTGCCCGTCATCCACGACCGGCGTGAACGCCGTCCCGCCGACCTGTTCAAGGTCGAGCAAGTCGACCTCGAATTTGCCAACGGCGAGCGGCGCACCTACGAGCGCCTGATCAGTCGCGGTGTCGGCGCGGTGATCGTCGTGGCCATGCCCGACGACGATCATGCGCTGCTGATCCGCGAATACGCCTGCGGTGTGCACCGCTACGAACTCGGCCTGCCCAAGGGGCGACTCGAACCGGGCGAGACCCACATCGAGGGCGCCAATCGCGAACTGCAGGAAGAATGCGGCTATGCCGCGCATTCGCTGACCGAACTGGGCTACCTGACCCTGGCGCCCGGCTACATGACGCATCGAACGCACGTGATTCTCGCCCGCGATCTCTATCCCTCACGCCTGCCCGGCGACGAGCCCGAGGAAATCGAGGTAATCAAGTGGCCGCTCAACGACCTGGTCTCGCTCATCCGCCGCGAGGACTGTAGTGAGGGCAGGACGATTGCGGCGCTTTACATGGCAAGAGACATGCTGGGGGCTGGCGACTCCTGATAGCGGTTGCGCCAGTAGGGCCTGTTGGCTGGTTGGCTCGTTTGCTGGTTGGTTGGTTCGGCAGCTGCCTGGCCTTGGAGTGCGGCTGCGCCGCGTTGGCCTTGGAATCAGCCGATAAGTCGACAGGGTGCCCGTGGTCAAGCGCGGCGAAGCCGCCCCGCAACCCGATCGGTTGCCGAACCAGCCAACCAGCTAACCAGCAAACCAGCCAACGTGTCTTTCAGAAGGGTTTGACGATCACCAGCACCACGATCGCGATCAGGAAC
It encodes the following:
- the nudE gene encoding ADP compounds hydrolase NudE, with amino-acid sequence MSERETSRDLPVIHDRRERRPADLFKVEQVDLEFANGERRTYERLISRGVGAVIVVAMPDDDHALLIREYACGVHRYELGLPKGRLEPGETHIEGANRELQEECGYAAHSLTELGYLTLAPGYMTHRTHVILARDLYPSRLPGDEPEEIEVIKWPLNDLVSLIRREDCSEGRTIAALYMARDMLGAGDS
- the gspN gene encoding type II secretion system protein N, with translation MRKILWLALLAIPVIVIVTLPASVVMPRLEAGEDLHDVRGTLWQGNATWRQPGFVPVDLDWSWQGGRSWRWQADGVGTDLSGFWRAGAGGTELVDVRGTISMDRLDVRLWLANARPRGEVMLDIERALIAEDRAPQIDGQLVWQNARLEGTVHESLGEITVTLSSGESGQEARVESTREGAIQVRGRIDLEVDRYTVDLWLRARSDRPELARQIAWLGEPQPDGQVRVQLSGALGW
- a CDS encoding inositol monophosphatase family protein; the encoded protein is MSVARQAAEAAERVAMRYFGGDIAVDLKADESPVTVADREAEQAIRQVIREHFPDHALFGEEFGRDGDGDCLWLIDPIDGTRSFIRKLPFWSTQIALMIDGELVLGVSSAPPFNETAWAVRGGGAFINGQPVRTRAVDRLEQADVCFGNLRSLSRGAGWSWVGEIVSRAARSRGYGDFYSYHRLADGGQDVVIESDVNILDIAAVAVIVREAGGIFTDLAGDEPGLETTSVLAACPQLHGQLLSSRHE